Proteins from a genomic interval of Salinarchaeum sp. Harcht-Bsk1:
- the cofD gene encoding 2-phospho-L-lactate transferase: MVTFLSGGTGTPKLLDGAAVAYEPEETTVIANTGDDIELGGLLVSPDLDTLLYQGGGVLNRDRWWGIGGDTTRTHDGLHDIGKAMGLEAGPRYLADDAQTAGRDIADWRRFSGAVEFMEIGDRDRSVHVTRTSLLDEGHTLSEVTERLCEAFGVTLELLPMSDDPVASLVHTPEEVMHFQEYWVARDGEPDVENVEFRGSSTAEPAPGVLDALEDDVVIGPSNPVTSIGPMLAIDGISDALAQTTVVAVSPFRGDEAFSGPVADLMDAVGAVPSTEGIATAYPFADAFVIDEDDDANFDRPVVRTDIEIDGREDAARVVQAVERALDEV; this comes from the coding sequence ATGGTAACGTTCCTCTCCGGCGGGACCGGAACGCCGAAGCTGTTGGACGGCGCCGCCGTTGCCTACGAGCCCGAGGAGACGACCGTGATCGCCAACACGGGGGACGACATCGAACTGGGCGGCCTCCTGGTCTCGCCCGACCTCGACACCTTGCTCTACCAGGGCGGGGGCGTCCTGAACCGCGACCGCTGGTGGGGGATCGGCGGCGATACGACGCGGACCCACGACGGCCTCCACGACATCGGGAAGGCGATGGGACTGGAAGCCGGCCCGCGCTACCTCGCGGACGACGCGCAGACTGCCGGCCGCGACATCGCCGACTGGCGTCGGTTCTCCGGCGCGGTCGAGTTCATGGAGATCGGCGACCGCGACCGGTCCGTCCACGTCACGCGAACGAGCCTCCTCGACGAGGGGCACACGCTCTCCGAGGTCACCGAGCGTCTCTGCGAGGCCTTCGGCGTCACGCTGGAGCTACTGCCGATGAGCGACGATCCCGTCGCGAGCCTCGTCCACACCCCAGAGGAGGTCATGCACTTCCAGGAGTACTGGGTCGCTCGCGACGGTGAACCGGACGTCGAGAACGTGGAGTTCCGTGGGTCTTCGACGGCCGAACCGGCACCCGGCGTGCTGGACGCGCTCGAGGACGACGTGGTCATCGGTCCCTCGAACCCAGTGACGAGCATCGGCCCGATGCTCGCAATCGACGGCATCAGCGACGCACTCGCCCAGACCACCGTCGTCGCCGTCTCGCCGTTCCGGGGCGACGAAGCGTTCTCCGGGCCGGTCGCCGACCTCATGGACGCCGTGGGTGCCGTGCCGTCGACCGAAGGCATCGCTACGGCCTACCCCTTCGCCGACGCGTTCGTGATCGACGAGGACGACGACGCGAACTTCGATCGCCCGGTCGTCCGCACCGACATCGAGATCGACGGCCGCGAGGACGCCGCCCGCGTCGTGCAAGCCGTCGAGCGAGCGCTCGACGAGGTCTGA
- a CDS encoding tRNA-dihydrouridine synthase encodes MGPDVSFSPRVAVASLSGQSDATWATNALPHVGAAFLGGIALDEPTREGARELVERDREEFLPDDPIGWIDEQLATLADEPLLPAVNVRAASPEPIADAARRCAAHDAILEVNAHCRQPELCAVGTGQTLLREPERLANYVDAATTEGATVSVKLRTELADVDLPVLASRLEVAGADVLHVDAMDSEPEIADVVEATDAFVIANNEVRGRESVREYLEYGADAVSVGRPSTEPAVLERVRSATEAWFEAEQVAP; translated from the coding sequence ATGGGACCCGACGTATCGTTTTCACCGCGCGTCGCAGTAGCCAGTTTGAGCGGTCAGTCCGACGCGACCTGGGCGACGAACGCCCTGCCCCACGTCGGAGCAGCGTTTCTCGGTGGCATCGCCCTCGACGAACCGACGCGAGAGGGCGCACGGGAACTCGTCGAACGGGACCGCGAGGAGTTTCTCCCGGACGATCCCATCGGCTGGATCGACGAGCAACTCGCCACCCTCGCCGACGAACCCCTGCTCCCGGCTGTCAACGTTCGCGCGGCGTCTCCCGAACCGATCGCCGACGCCGCCAGACGCTGTGCCGCCCACGACGCGATCCTCGAAGTCAACGCCCACTGCAGACAGCCGGAACTCTGTGCCGTCGGCACCGGACAGACCCTCCTTCGCGAGCCCGAACGGCTCGCGAACTACGTCGACGCTGCCACGACCGAGGGCGCGACGGTCTCCGTCAAGCTACGCACCGAACTCGCGGACGTCGACCTGCCCGTTCTCGCCAGCCGCCTCGAGGTCGCCGGTGCCGACGTCCTGCACGTAGACGCGATGGACTCCGAGCCCGAGATCGCCGACGTCGTCGAGGCCACCGACGCGTTCGTGATCGCCAATAACGAGGTCAGAGGACGGGAGAGCGTCCGCGAGTATCTCGAGTACGGCGCCGACGCCGTGAGCGTGGGTCGACCGAGCACGGAACCGGCAGTCCTGGAGCGAGTGCGATCCGCGACGGAGGCGTGGTTCGAGGCCGAACAGGTCGCGCCCTGA
- a CDS encoding triphosphoribosyl-dephospho-CoA synthase — MSSPAALAERALLLEVAATPTPGNVDRERDLPDLRFEQFLAGATGARDGLERIAEGDAIADGFENAVACMAEASGTNTQFGSLLLLAPLLRASVRNDRLTPETASAAATATTVDDAAAFYRSFGHVDVRVDDPPADLEPLDVRRGSDAIPTLRDRGLTLADVMETAADRDGIAAEWTHGFERTFAAADRLATTDGPIGERAARVHLELLAAEPDTLVATKHDEATAAEVRRRAASIDPEDVDAVRDFSEELIDRGINPGTTADLLAGALFVALVRGEVEP; from the coding sequence ATGTCGAGCCCGGCAGCGCTGGCCGAGCGGGCACTCCTCCTCGAGGTCGCAGCGACGCCGACGCCGGGCAACGTCGACCGGGAGCGCGACCTCCCCGACCTCCGCTTCGAGCAGTTTCTCGCAGGAGCGACCGGCGCCCGGGATGGTCTCGAACGCATTGCCGAGGGAGACGCGATCGCGGACGGCTTCGAGAACGCGGTCGCCTGCATGGCCGAAGCGTCTGGGACGAACACCCAGTTCGGGTCGCTCCTGTTGCTCGCGCCGCTCCTCCGGGCGAGCGTGCGCAACGATCGGTTGACCCCGGAGACAGCCAGTGCAGCAGCCACAGCAACCACCGTCGACGACGCCGCAGCCTTCTACCGGAGCTTCGGTCACGTCGACGTCCGGGTCGACGATCCACCCGCGGATCTCGAACCACTCGACGTCCGCCGAGGATCAGACGCGATCCCGACGCTCCGCGACCGGGGCCTGACGCTGGCCGACGTCATGGAGACCGCAGCGGATCGCGACGGGATCGCTGCCGAGTGGACCCACGGCTTCGAGCGAACGTTCGCTGCCGCCGATCGACTCGCGACCACCGATGGACCGATCGGCGAGCGTGCTGCCCGGGTGCACCTCGAACTGCTCGCGGCGGAACCGGACACGCTCGTCGCCACGAAGCACGACGAAGCGACTGCTGCGGAGGTCCGACGGCGCGCTGCGTCGATCGATCCAGAGGACGTGGATGCCGTACGGGACTTCTCCGAGGAACTGATCGATCGCGGAATCAACCCCGGGACGACGGCGGACCTCCTGGCCGGGGCGCTGTTCGTCGCGCTCGTTCGCGGCGAGGTGGAACCGTGA